A single genomic interval of Candidatus Binatia bacterium harbors:
- a CDS encoding phosphotransferase family protein — protein sequence MKMDNPGEVRADEQLDEAALAAWLQATVPGLTGPMSVTQFHGGHANLTYMVSFGDQELVVRRPPLGPVAPKSHDMGREFRALAGLAPQFPHSPRPLGFCEDESVLGAPFLVMERRQGYVIRSEWPAFLPEDPALRRRISEDLVDALADLHLVDTSTPELSTLGRPDGFVERQVRGWLGRWEAAKTREIPDMDRAAAWCLEHIPVPQSVSVLHNDYKLDNCMYGADDPGRLVAIFDWDMASLGDPLVDLGTLLGYWSEATDDMGRGTVGGVSTLDGFLKRDELAERYAARTGLDLSEIGFYETFALFKTAVVLEQIYVRWVRGQTKDARFEGLGSIVPQLAAGAVRGCV from the coding sequence ATGAAGATGGATAATCCCGGCGAGGTTCGCGCAGACGAACAATTGGATGAAGCAGCTTTGGCTGCGTGGTTGCAGGCGACGGTCCCCGGGCTCACCGGCCCGATGTCCGTCACCCAGTTCCACGGGGGACATGCGAATCTGACCTATATGGTTTCCTTCGGAGATCAGGAATTGGTTGTGCGACGTCCGCCGCTCGGTCCGGTGGCCCCCAAATCGCATGATATGGGGCGCGAATTTCGAGCGCTCGCAGGTCTGGCCCCGCAATTCCCTCATTCGCCACGCCCGCTGGGCTTTTGTGAGGACGAGAGTGTGCTCGGGGCGCCTTTTCTCGTGATGGAACGGCGACAAGGGTACGTGATCCGTTCGGAATGGCCCGCTTTCCTGCCCGAGGATCCGGCGTTGCGCCGGCGTATCTCCGAGGATCTCGTCGATGCTCTCGCCGACCTGCATCTGGTCGATACCTCGACCCCGGAACTCTCGACGCTCGGGCGCCCCGACGGCTTTGTGGAGCGACAGGTGCGGGGCTGGTTGGGGCGTTGGGAAGCCGCCAAGACCCGCGAGATTCCCGATATGGATCGAGCCGCGGCCTGGTGTCTGGAGCATATTCCGGTCCCCCAGTCGGTGAGCGTGCTGCATAATGACTACAAGCTGGATAACTGCATGTATGGCGCCGACGATCCCGGGCGTCTGGTCGCAATCTTCGATTGGGATATGGCTTCCCTGGGAGACCCTCTGGTCGATCTCGGTACGCTGCTCGGCTACTGGTCCGAGGCGACGGACGATATGGGCCGCGGGACCGTTGGTGGCGTCTCGACACTCGACGGATTTCTCAAACGCGACGAGCTCGCCGAGCGCTACGCGGCCAGAACCGGGCTCGATCTGAGCGAGATCGGCTTCTACGAAACCTTTGCCCTCTTCAAGACCGCCGTGGTGCTCGAGCAGATTTATGTTCGCTGGGTGCGCGGCCAAACCAAGGATGCGCGTTTCGAAGGGCTGGGTTCGATCGTTCCGCAGTTGGCGGCGGGAGCTGTTCGAGGCTGCGTTTGA
- a CDS encoding extracellular solute-binding protein, with product MRTLSKFLQATLAGLVLCAGVSLSHASPQHGLAMHGDLKYPPAFTHFGYANPDAPKGGRFRTSTLGTFDSFNPFLVRGNPAAGLGNIWDTLMTPSADEPFSQYGLLAESVEVAPDQSEATFTLRENARWHDGKPVTPEDVIWSFETLRDKGQPFYRAYYAGVTAVEKTGPRQVRFQFAHGGNPELPLIIGQLVVLPRHWWSERDFSKTTLEPPLGSGPYRIASFEPGRSITYERADNYWGADLPVNRGRHNADTLKIDYYRDGTVALEAFKAGEYDFRPENMSKAWATSYDIPAVDEGRLIRREVPNGRPSGMQAFVMNTRRPIFKDARVRQALGEVFDFPWSNQALFYGQYTRTRSFFDNSDLAATGLPEGAELRALDAVRDQIPPEVFTDVYDPPTTDGSGNIRANLKTAHTLLGEAGWKINSDTRRLTNTASGETLDFEILLVAPEFERVVLPFKKNLERLGINVTVRTVDAAQYRRRMDSFDFDVIVGTFGQSLSPGNEQRDYWGSAYAQQNGSRNLIGIEDPAVDTLIEGIVRAPTRADLVAQVRALDRVLQWNHWVIPQWHIANDRIAYWNKFGMPQTVPLMGVQTDTWWIDPQREKALGTSKE from the coding sequence ATGCGAACCCTTTCTAAATTCCTCCAAGCAACCCTCGCCGGCCTCGTCCTATGCGCGGGCGTCTCGCTATCCCACGCCAGCCCACAGCATGGCCTGGCAATGCATGGCGACCTGAAATACCCGCCGGCCTTCACCCATTTCGGGTACGCCAACCCGGACGCGCCCAAAGGGGGACGTTTCCGAACCTCGACGCTGGGCACGTTTGACAGCTTCAATCCATTTCTGGTGCGCGGGAACCCCGCCGCCGGACTCGGCAACATCTGGGATACCCTGATGACGCCGTCGGCCGACGAACCATTCAGTCAATATGGCCTGCTGGCGGAATCGGTCGAGGTCGCGCCCGACCAGTCCGAAGCCACCTTTACCTTGCGGGAGAACGCACGATGGCACGACGGCAAGCCGGTCACGCCCGAGGACGTGATCTGGTCTTTCGAGACCCTGCGCGACAAGGGCCAACCCTTCTACCGGGCCTACTATGCTGGCGTTACCGCCGTCGAGAAAACCGGCCCGCGACAGGTCCGCTTTCAATTCGCCCACGGCGGCAATCCGGAATTACCCCTGATCATCGGCCAGCTTGTCGTGCTGCCCCGGCATTGGTGGAGCGAGCGCGACTTCAGCAAAACCACTCTCGAGCCACCACTCGGCAGCGGCCCCTATCGCATAGCGTCGTTCGAGCCCGGCCGGAGCATCACCTACGAGCGAGCAGACAACTACTGGGGGGCCGACCTTCCGGTCAATCGCGGTCGGCATAATGCCGACACTCTGAAGATCGACTATTACCGCGACGGGACCGTCGCGCTGGAAGCTTTCAAGGCTGGCGAATACGACTTTCGCCCCGAAAATATGTCGAAGGCATGGGCGACAAGCTACGATATCCCGGCTGTCGACGAAGGGCGTCTGATCCGACGAGAAGTCCCCAACGGTCGACCCAGCGGCATGCAGGCCTTTGTGATGAATACCCGCCGTCCGATCTTCAAGGATGCGCGTGTCCGCCAGGCACTCGGGGAAGTCTTTGACTTCCCGTGGTCCAATCAGGCCCTGTTCTACGGCCAATACACCCGCACCCGCAGTTTCTTCGACAACTCGGATCTGGCCGCAACCGGCCTCCCCGAGGGAGCAGAACTCCGCGCGCTCGACGCCGTGCGGGACCAGATCCCGCCCGAGGTTTTCACCGACGTCTATGATCCGCCGACCACGGACGGCTCGGGGAATATTCGCGCCAATCTCAAAACGGCGCATACGCTTCTCGGCGAGGCCGGTTGGAAGATCAACTCCGACACACGCCGTCTCACCAATACCGCGAGCGGCGAAACCCTGGACTTTGAAATCCTTCTCGTGGCACCGGAATTTGAACGCGTGGTGCTCCCCTTCAAGAAAAATCTCGAGCGCCTCGGAATCAACGTCACCGTCCGCACGGTGGATGCAGCGCAGTACCGCCGGCGCATGGACTCATTTGACTTCGACGTGATCGTCGGAACGTTTGGTCAGTCCCTGTCGCCCGGAAATGAGCAGCGGGACTATTGGGGGTCTGCCTACGCGCAACAAAATGGCAGTCGAAATCTGATCGGCATCGAAGACCCGGCCGTCGACACCTTGATCGAAGGAATCGTCCGAGCACCAACCCGCGCAGATCTCGTCGCACAAGTCCGCGCTCTGGACCGGGTCCTCCAATGGAATCATTGGGTCATTCCCCAATGGCATATCGCAAATGATCGCATCGCTTACTGGAATAAATTCGGCATGCCGCAAACAGTGCCTCTGATGGGTGTGCAGACCGACACCTGGTGGATTGATCCGCAACGGGAAAAGGCACTCGGCACCTCGAAGGAATAG